From Dryobates pubescens isolate bDryPub1 chromosome 11, bDryPub1.pri, whole genome shotgun sequence:
caggagcaggcattcttggccaccgtGTCCCTAAGCTGCTCATCTAAAGGTCTTttgaagccctccagggatggtgactccagcaccacgtccctgggcagcctgtcccagtgcctgatgACCCTGTTGGTCAATGTGGAGAAAGACACAAGTGGGATTTATGTTTTGATACCTGCTCCCAAACACATCTCATGGTCCTCAGGGGCTTCATCAGGCTCAGGGCTTCACTGCAAGATCCCTTCCATCTTACTTCTCAAGGTTCTTCCCATCCGGCCCTGCACATCAGATGGAATGAAATTAACCCAAActcccatcctgtccccacatCACCTGTCTTGTAGTCACCACACCAGAAGCCACCTACAAGGGTGAATAGctcatagatcatagaatggctcaggttggaagggacctcagagctcatctcctccgacctccccaccacgggcagggacaccactcagctagactcagctgcctcatccaacctgtgaGTCCCATGTAGAGGCAGGAGACTGTTTGCTCGTGCAGAAGCCACCCCTGTGCTCTTTTATGACTCCCTGTGGTTGTTAAAGGGGACAAAGTTTGGCCTGGCCTTTGGCTGCAGCTTTATCTGAGgagtggcactgccagggggtGTCCCAGCTCCCGGACTTTGCCCGGCGTTGCCCAGCCTTGGGCTCCAAGCCAGGCGGGAGAGATCACGCAAGTGGCCAAGGCTGCTGCGTGTGACGgcctgctggcaccacagcccaggctgatctggcaccacagcccaggctgatgtggcacccagccacagctgcagcactgacatGGCTTCTGGGGGCATCTCTGAAGGTGGGAAGcaggctgggggaaaaaaattgctcCCCCAGAGAGAAGGGCTGTAGGGGTGGCACCAGTACTGGGCAGAGGGAGCAcctctggcaggagcagcagcagcctctccagcacCTTTCAGGGAGCAGCACCGGGTTCTGCTGCCCTGAACCACACAGAACCCCAGCgtggtggggtgggaagggacctctggagatcatccagcccaacccccctgctgtagcaggggcacccacagcagctcacccagcatcgcaatgcccagctgggtttggaagctctccggAGAAGAAGAGCAACCCTGGGCTCCTGCTATGTGTTTCAGGGTGGCAAAGCCAAGGTCTGCCGAGCATcgaaggctggagctgtgctcctgcagggatccacaggcagggacatcccaagCCAGGAAGGTGAACGTGGCTGCTGAGCCGGCTGATGTGGGGCCAGCCGGGGCGCTGGGGTCGGCTCAGCGCCGTGGGACTGGGTGCCACTGGGAAAATGCGGTGGCTGTTGGAGCAGAGGCCACCCCAGGAATGTGCAAGCTGGCGTTTGCTCCGGGATCACTGCCATCGGTATCCGGGCGGGAACGCTCACCCGGAACGCGGGGCAGGGCCGGCAGCGCCGCGGGgatctcctgctgcaggcagcctgcgcctgcaaggctgctgagcacaggcacagaCCAGCACCTCCACGTAGCAACGGGCTGGCTGAGACGGCCGATGAAGCTGGCACAGGGTCATGGAatcatctgggttggaagagaccttccagagggggctctgaggagacctcattgtggccttccaggatctgcagggggctccaagaaagctggggagggacttctgagggtgtcagggagggataggactgggggggatggagcaaaactagaaatggggagactgagattggctgtgaggaagaagttgttccccaggagggtggtgagagcctggcacaggctgcccagggaggtggtggcagcctcctgcctggaggtgtttgcagccaggctggaggtggctgtgagcaacctgctgtggtgtgaggtgtccctggccatggcaggggggttggaactggctgagccttgaggtcccttccaaccctggcaagtCTACgattctaagatcatcaagcccacaCGAGACCTTGGGGTGGCCAGGAGGGTTaatggagctgttgaagggtgGCACATGGGacaacagcaaggcaggggctgagggagtgGACAGGGACATCTCTGAGAATGAAAATGGAGGCACATGAGCACAGAGACAACATGGATTTGAGTGAAATGGGAGATGAaaggcccccagcaccatgcTGGTGCATCACTGGTGGCCGAGACCACCCGGTGGGCACCCCTCCAGGACGGGGCTcggccagctgccagcccctttggcagggacagggcttaGTCACCTCTCTCTGACACGTTTGATGTTTGTTCTCCTTCCCAAACACTTCAGTCAAACAACTCTGTGCTCTTACGTGCAGGGAGCATGTCTCCAGCTGGCTGAGAATGTCCTCTGGTGGTGGCAGCTCCCACCAAGCTGTGGGCAGGACTTGAGTGGGATCTCCTAAATCCATCTTTGTTAACCCAAGCCACCCTGAACCACCGAGGACCTAAACCTTACTGCCCCAGAGAATGTTTGGGGCTCTGCCAGCATTGAGGGGAAGGACCAAGCCCCCTCATCTCAAGCCTGAGGTGGCTCCTGGGCTCCTCATCTCTGTGGTGCTGATcatggagggggttggaggcATCAGCCTGGTGAATGATGAAAGTAAGGATTaaagggcagaggagggggggaCAAAACACCCCGTTGGCTTTTTTGGCAGGTGATGAAAGGAAGGcttagcagcagctgccagttgggagctggcagaaggatgaCTGTGGGTCCAACTCCATCCCAGGATTCCTGGGATGGCAGCCACAGTGCATCCCAAGCACGGCCACCCTCTCTGGGACAGATCCATGGGCTTCCTGagcatccctgctgcttctctgggccAAGAGCAGGATGGGaaactgagcccagccaggaaaCCTGTGGGGAGAATGAAGTTTTCatagaaccccagcatggtgtggttggaagggacctctggagatcatccactccaacccccctgctaaagcggggcagccacagcagcttgcccaggagcacaatgcccagctggctttggaagttCTCCAGacagggaaactccacaacctctctgggcagcctgctccagggctccagcaccctcacaacaaagaagtttctcttcacctttagatggaacttcctgggttccagtttgtgcccactgccccttgggcaacactgagcagagtctggccccatcctcttgccccccacaggtcctttagctgttgctgagcattgctcagctcccctctggggctgctcttctgcaggctcaacagccccaggtcacagagctgctccaggcccctcagcatctttggagcctcccctggactctctccagcagttccctgtctctcttgacccggggagcccagaaccggacCCGGTGCTCCTGCTGAAGCCTCACCGGGGCAGCGCAGAGGGTGACCATCACCTCCTGTCACATTGCCAAggtaatgctgctgctgaagagctgctgcagcagagacagaaaggagccttcagctgctttgcagtTGCCTCCAAGCCAGATCTGGCCACAGATGGGGCCGTGCGGCCAGACCGGCTGCGAGATACCATCTGAGCGCTCCAGCGGAGCCGCAGACTTTAGTTGCTAACAGAGACAGCAAATTAACCGCGCTTAATTGGGAGGGTCACCACACAATGGTCCCACCTGCTCCTGCCATCTGCCACCCCTCTACCTGCTGCAAAAGAAGCcttttttccacccccaccccctcccctcccagcaccgTGGGGCTCGTTAAGTCCTGTCAGATCTtatcagggctgcagcagcaggacaatggGCAGCGGGAGCCGAGCTGAGGAACTCCGGCAAGCTTTGGGAAGCTTCCCTTGCTGTGGGGAACCGTGGGGCTACTGGAGCTGATGCCGGTGTTCCACTCCGGAAAACAagttccaacctgctctattctattctattctattctattctattctattctattctattctattctattctattcccagaGCTTGTTTTCCTGCTGACTAATGAAGTGACCACCCCTGCAGGTATGTaaaagagatgtggtgctgagggacacggctGAGCACCAGACTCGGTAGAGTTACAGAATGCTTGGACTCCGTGagctggaaggtcttttccaaccaaaactagtCTGGGATTCTCCAGAGCTGTGGTTCAGGGGCAGACTTCGCAGTGCCAGGCTGAtgtttggactcagtgatctctcaGCGCTGTCCCAGTGCTGTCTTCCAGCCCAGGatggctctgtggctgtgtgacCCTGCGCTGCCCCTCGTCCCTCGGCTGTCCTCACCAGCACGCTCCAGCACACATCGCCTCGGGGAAGCggctggtgagcagcagaaggaaaatgccAACACAAGCAAACCTTCCCAGCACACCCTGCCagaagctccctgccagggaccACCAAGGGTCCTGTCTGCAGCCCCGGAGCCGCGGTGGGGCCGTGCCAGCTCGCGAACCCGCCTGGGTTTTGGCGCTTTGCTGAGGGAGGATGGAGGCTTTTAGGTGTGACAGCTGAGCAAGCGTGATCTTTGACATGGCTCCCATCAGAAGGAATCCTCCCCGGAGGTCTCCTGGGCTGAGGCAGGCCATATGGCAGCAGAATTAAGTTCCTGGAGAAACACCAAGTTCACTTGGAAACCCTGCGGAGGGCCCGGTGAGGGTGAGGTGCTGCTCAACCCCTCCCTCCGGCAGGCAGCTggcccaggaggggctgggggagcaggtcTCCTCCACCAGGCTCAGACATCCATGGTTTAGCTAAGTCAGCATCAGCAGAGCAAGCttgagctgcagagccagctgcagagtGGTCTCTGGCCAACATAACATCATCAAAtcatttggattggaagagacctttaagatcaacaaCTCCAGCCAtgaacccagctctgccaggtcaCCGCTaaaccagggccctcagcaccacatccacacagctttgaaacccctccagggatggggactccaccactgccctgggcagcctgggccaggccttggcaatCCTCAGgctgaagaaattgttcctcatgtccaacctaaacctcctctggggcaacttgagacACTTCCCTCATGTCCTGtctcttgttactagggagaagagaccaatccccacctgtctccagcctcctttcagggcattgtagagaaccagaaggtctccccccagcctcctgttcttcagacccttcaccacctgtgttgcccttctctgcatctgctccagcccctctgcaccgTGAGCACCTTTGATAGTGTCACAGTGTGTCACCATGTCACATTcctgctgacagctctgcaTCAAGACACTGTTGGCTTTCCTCAgggctaaaggacctgtggagggcaagaggaggggccagactcttctcagtggtgcccagggacaggacgaggggcaacaggcacaaactggaacccaggatgtTCCATCTTGAACAGAAGAaacttgtttgttgtgagggtgctggaggcctggagcaggctgcccagaaaggttgtggagtttccttgtgtggagagcttccaaggccagctgggcactgtgctgctgggcaagctgctgggggtgccctgcgtTAGCCGGGGggagtggactggatgatttccagaggtcctttccaatccccaccatgctgagaGTCTGTGTGGTTCAGCGCAGCTTCCCGAGATAcgctggagaggctgcagctgctcctggcagccgcATTCCCTGTCCCTAGCGCCgctcctgcccctggcatgTACCCAGGCACGGAGCCCGCAGTGCCCGTTTCCGAGAAGGTGGCACTAGGACCTGCCCGTCccgcctctccccagccccgccCCTTTCCGCAAACCACGCCCTTCCCACACTCCCAGCCAATCAACAGGCCGTTCCCGGGGCCTCTTGCCGCGGGGTCAAGCTCGGCCGATCTCCCAGGCAGTGGGGAGAGGCCTTATTTGCATCAACCAATGGGAAGCAATATGTAAATAAAGACAgcgctggttggctgggagcgGCTGGGATAACGCGCGTGGGGGCGCCTTTGTCCCGCAGAGGCGGCGGCGTCGGGGAGCGATCGCGGCGAGTTTTGGGCACCGGCAGCGGGCACCGGGACTGGCACCGGGAGCAGCACCGGCCCGCGGCTGCACTATGACTCTGGAGGAGCTGCCCGGGGATCAGCGCACCGCCGGGAGGTAAGGTACGGGTAACGGGTGCGGTATACGGGGTGCTGTCGGAGGAAGTGTCGGTGCCCGGTTTGACGGTGGTGGCAGCGGCTTTGTCTATACTTGTCCCGGCGGCAGGATGGAGCAGGCGGGGGACGCGCTGGAGGAGGTGCTGAGCAAAGCGCTGAGCCAGCGGAGCCTCACCCTCGGTGTCTACGAGGCTGCCAAGCTGCTCAACGTGTGAGTGACCCCCATCCCCTCACTGCCCGTCTTCCCCTCGGTGTCCCCGCCGGTAACCGCGGCTGTCGTGTCCCTCAGGGACCCGGATAACGTGGTGCTGTGCTTGCTGGCGGCGGACGAGGAGGAGGCGGGGGACGCGGCTCTGCAGATCCACTTCACCTTAATCCAGGCTTTTTGTTGTGAAAACGACATCAACATCCTCCGCGTCAGCAACCCGGCGCGgctggcccagctcctgctgccggCCACCGGCACCGAGCCGCCCACCGACCTCCACTGCGTCTTGGTCACGGTGAGCAGCCCACCGCCACCCGGAGCCCTGGCGCCTGGGGCTCTTCGCCAGCCCCGCCGTCGGGGGTGCGGCAGATGGGGGACTGCCCCGTTTGCAGGCCTCGAACCACCGGTTGCATCTCCCCGGTGGGCACGGGGAGGGAGCGGGGGTGGCTGCCCCTGTCTGCCGGGCGTCCCCTGGACGGCTGTGGGGTGCTGCGGTggggcagcaggtgctggggctgctagGCAGAACCAGTCTTTCCAGTAAGCGCTGATGAAGGTGTGGAGCACGGAGCCTTCCTCCATGCAAAGCCCGGAATCCAGCGCCATTCCAGTCTGGCACTGGGAGCAACCGGAACTGGCCGCGCCTGGGGCACGGTGACGGCGGCGGCCACGGCCCTCGCTCGGGGCGCTGACCCGCGTCCCGTCACAGCCTCCAGCTCGGTGAAGCTCCCCCCACACCTACCAGGGTCCCACCAAAGCCTCCCGGAGCATCCCACCGCCCAGGAAACCCTTTGCCTCGTTTTGTTTTGCGGGCCGATCCTGCCCGGCGAGGCTCCCGCGGCACCGACCCAGAGGCTTAGTCGcctcttggctttttttttcggTGCTTTTGGAGTATTTTGGCCACGGTGAAGGTTCGGCAGAACCCACCAGGGTCCCCCGGAACGCCTGAGGAGGCTCCAGCAAAGGAAGCTCTTTGCCTTATTTTGGTGGAGCTCTTTTGCACCACCGAGGGTCCCGCGGGACCTCAGAGGCTCCAaacctgctttttttcctcccccttatttttttttacccttttggAGGTGTTTTTTTGACATGATGAAGGTCCCACGGGACCCTCCCAAGGCTCCTCCAAACCCCTTTTTTGTCTGTTTAGTTTTATTCTGCACCATAAGGGCTCCCACAGAACCTGTCAGGgtcccacagcccctccagggccgcccccccgcccctctcttttgcttcttttggTGTTTTTCCCTCCGCACACCGAGGGGGCCCAAGACAGCTTCGCTTCCTTTCGGGTTAGGAAGTTTTGAGTGGGTTTTGAGGGAGTTTGGTTTTGGACCTGGCCAAGAGCCTGACAGGACCTGGGAGAGACCCACGGGATCTGCAGGGACACGGGGAAACGGCTTCTCTATTTCccggggtttggttggggtttggtgcttttccttccttctccctttagTCCCTTCCCGGTGAGGatcccccaggagctgccaggagccagGGAAACAGCTGCTGATTTCTGAGGGGGTTCTGCTGGGGGAGGGCCCCACACAACCTGCAAGCCCACCTAAACCTCCCGCCTCTCCTTTTGCCAACCACCCCCTCCCCGCCTCTTTCTCTTCGAGTTTTTCggttctgctttttttcctttgtttttctgtcttggccttttttggtctttttatttgttttttaaccttttcttgtctttattttttgtttaacctttttttgctcttctttttggtccttttttagtctctcttttcccccctttttggtccttttttttttaacccagttttgggtttttaacCATTTTTtggtctctctcctttttttttttaacccttttttggtctctcttttttttttaacccttttttggtctctcttttttttttaacccttttttggtctctctctttttttaacccttttttggtctctctctttttttaaacccttttttggtgttttttaaactctttcatggtatttaatttttttacccTTTTGGGTCTGTTTTTTTTGACCTTTGTTTTGAGTCTCTTTTTTGCttaactttttttgttgttttttaaactttttttaacgcttttttgtccttttttcccctttgtctttttttgtacccttttttggtgctttttttttttttaacccttttttgtccttttaaccccttttttttttttggtccttttgttttgtttttttttaaccctttttaaaaaacccttttaaccctccctccccccccgttttttttttaaaccccttTTAGGGTCCTTTtgttttaacctttttttttttttggtctttttttaacctttttttccccccttaactTTTTCTGGgtcatcttttttattttttttttgtctttatttatttttggtttcTTCCCcatccttttgtttgtttttttttttttcatcttttctttctatttccccttcctttccccctcccctcagccctgcatccccaggcagcactgcccccggggctgctctccttgccctggcagcagcaggttccctcctccctcccctgcctctcccGCGCTGCTTTTCTGCTGCGCTGCTGggattgtggtggtggtgttgcctgcatggggagggagggagggagggctgtTGTTTGTGCTCCTCTGTTAAAtgcccctctcctctttctctttccagaaCCCCCACTCATCCCAGTGGAAGGATCCAGCACTGAGTCAGCTGATGTGCTTCTGCCGGGAGAGTCGCTACATGGACCAGTGGGTGCCGGTGATTAACCTCCCCGAGCGGTGACCTCCAcgctcccccagctccactcCAAAAAGTTTTTCTTTGGCAATACTTTTATAGCAAGTTGCTCAGGAATTAACTCCCtggtttcccccccctcctccacaCTTCTCCCCAGCGTGGGAATGGggggagaaaagcaaaaaaagaaaacccaaaccccaagcaacccaacaaaaacaaaccccaagcccacaaccaaccaaaatctgAAGCTAAAGGTGATGTTGAAaaggggggaggctgaggttgagCTGTGTGTTGtgtgagactggagagaagcaacctggaggagatggagaatgAGCATGGAtgtggaaggaggaggaggaggaggaagagcagtgctgccagagGAAGGAGCCCTGCCCCACGCTGGGAGGGTTACAaactccccagcacagggaggggaggttggaatccttcttgttttggtgttttttcttttttaagtgcAACTTAAAAGTTCCTGGTTTGAAGAccttaaaaagcaaaaaaatataaagcaacaacaacaaaaaaagacaaaaaaaaacaacaaaaaggacaaaaaggcaacaaaaaaaggacaaaaaggcaacaaaaaaaaagacaaaaaggcaacaaaaaaaaagacaaaaaggcaacaaaaaaaggacaaaaaacccaaaaaaggcaacaaaaaaaggacaaaacaaaaaaggcaacaaaaaaaggacaaaaaaggcaagaaaaaagccacaaaaaggcaacaaaaaaagcaacacaaaaggTTAATCAGAAAGATTTTTAAGGtgattttattgtatttttggGATGTTGATTCTCAAGTTTTTATGCTGAGATACTCTAATAAGTTATTTTATGATGGGGGGGGGAGCAAAACAGAATTATTTATACTCAGAAGCTGCCCTGAAGCAGTTGGTTTCCAACCAGCTGTCTTGAACAGTTGGCTGTCCCAAGCAGCTACGTTAAAGAATGGTTTGCAATTAGATagcatttttttggggggggggagg
This genomic window contains:
- the GADD45A gene encoding growth arrest and DNA damage-inducible protein GADD45 alpha, whose product is MTLEELPGDQRTAGRMEQAGDALEEVLSKALSQRSLTLGVYEAAKLLNVDPDNVVLCLLAADEEEAGDAALQIHFTLIQAFCCENDINILRVSNPARLAQLLLPATGTEPPTDLHCVLVTNPHSSQWKDPALSQLMCFCRESRYMDQWVPVINLPER